Proteins found in one Arcobacter sp. F155 genomic segment:
- a CDS encoding cytochrome c gives MKLLSSIALTSILTATIATAQTTMCFKENHKSMTTIETTALSGGECQNQKSVQDMKKEGWSVADINIDKTKNGANYIYIFKKEETNLSSIDEKALEEKILNRLEERKKEEIATKKKQAYIRKSKSGEKLYNNKCISCHGKNGELKARGVSRPINDLNLQDFTLSIRGYNNGDYDRGMAFVMKPYATLMNDKDIKNVYVYLQSLKEKKTNSTEENK, from the coding sequence ATGAAACTTCTATCTAGCATTGCATTAACTTCTATTTTAACTGCAACTATTGCAACAGCTCAAACAACAATGTGTTTTAAAGAAAATCATAAATCAATGACTACTATCGAAACTACTGCTTTAAGTGGGGGAGAGTGTCAAAACCAAAAATCAGTTCAAGACATGAAAAAAGAGGGTTGGTCTGTTGCAGATATAAATATTGATAAAACTAAAAATGGTGCAAACTATATTTATATATTCAAAAAAGAGGAAACTAACTTATCATCAATTGATGAAAAAGCTTTAGAAGAGAAAATTTTAAATAGACTTGAAGAGAGAAAAAAAGAAGAAATAGCTACAAAGAAAAAGCAAGCTTATATTAGAAAAAGTAAATCAGGTGAAAAACTTTATAATAACAAATGTATCTCATGTCATGGTAAAAATGGTGAGCTTAAAGCCAGAGGTGTATCAAGACCAATCAATGACTTGAATCTTCAAGACTTTACTCTTTCAATTAGAGGTTACAACAATGGTGATTATGATAGAGGAATGGCTTTTGTTATGAAACCATATGCTACACTGATGAATGATAAAGACATTAAAAATGTATATGTTTATCTACAAAGTTTAAAAGAAAAGAAAACAAATTCTACAGAGGAAAATAAATAA
- a CDS encoding major outer membrane protein — MKKFAKMSLVAALAVAGTAASAQPLAEAIKNVDVSGTVVYRYDDRSFDDNQKDVSKNNYKIGLTAKSKVNDDVTAVTRFIIGSDTNAGFIGLDNTNESDGQVNVTLSNVYFSYTGIANTTVNVGKQGLTTPWTVAVDSDGNEQTGTGILALTNVGPVTLAGAYFNQTNLNKSTDASISGSKALGAATVKLYDSKTDISQLDGANNVITVGAMANIGPVALDAWYLDMQDTFDTYTLGAAAKFDLDAVQLSVGARHTQLDFDKEFSKALSKEDNSLTKIMLGAKMGIFSANVNYGWTDSEGGLVALDNDAKTGMQGWTVQLNGVADAEYLQVKAGAQVLDSLKLSVNYHQLDQDKDATTTGKDQKSTELYLQADYQMSKNFGGYIRFGEQEIEDGRTSNGNDLDGTIGRLQVQYSF, encoded by the coding sequence ATGAAAAAATTCGCAAAAATGAGTTTAGTAGCTGCATTAGCTGTAGCTGGAACTGCTGCATCTGCACAACCTTTAGCAGAAGCTATTAAAAACGTAGACGTATCTGGTACAGTTGTATATAGATATGATGACAGATCTTTCGATGATAATCAAAAAGATGTATCAAAGAACAACTACAAAATCGGTTTAACTGCAAAATCAAAAGTAAATGACGATGTTACAGCTGTAACTAGATTTATTATTGGTTCAGATACTAATGCTGGATTTATAGGATTAGATAACACAAATGAGTCTGATGGACAAGTTAATGTTACATTATCTAATGTTTATTTCTCATACACTGGTATTGCAAACACTACAGTTAACGTAGGTAAGCAAGGTTTAACTACTCCATGGACTGTAGCTGTTGATTCTGATGGTAATGAGCAAACTGGTACAGGTATCTTAGCATTAACTAATGTAGGACCTGTTACATTAGCAGGTGCATATTTCAATCAAACAAACTTAAATAAATCAACTGATGCTTCAATTTCAGGAAGTAAAGCTTTAGGTGCAGCAACAGTTAAACTTTATGATTCAAAAACTGATATTTCTCAATTAGATGGAGCAAATAATGTTATTACTGTAGGAGCAATGGCTAACATTGGACCTGTTGCATTAGACGCTTGGTATTTAGATATGCAAGACACTTTTGATACATATACATTAGGTGCTGCTGCTAAATTTGATTTAGATGCTGTTCAATTATCTGTAGGTGCAAGACACACTCAATTAGATTTTGATAAAGAGTTCAGCAAGGCATTATCTAAAGAAGATAACTCTTTAACTAAAATTATGTTAGGTGCTAAAATGGGTATCTTCTCAGCAAACGTTAACTACGGATGGACTGATTCTGAAGGTGGTTTAGTAGCACTAGACAATGATGCTAAAACAGGTATGCAAGGATGGACTGTTCAATTAAACGGTGTTGCTGATGCTGAGTATTTACAAGTGAAAGCTGGTGCACAAGTATTAGATTCATTAAAACTTTCTGTTAACTATCACCAACTAGATCAAGATAAAGATGCAACTACTACAGGTAAAGATCAAAAATCTACAGAGCTTTACTTACAAGCAGATTATCAAATGTCTAAAAACTTCGGTGGATACATCAGATTTGGTGAGCAAGAAATCGAAGATGGAAGAACTTCTAATGGTAACGACTTAGATGGTACAATCGGAAGATTACAAGTACAATACTCTTTCTAA
- the nadC gene encoding carboxylating nicotinate-nucleotide diphosphorylase, with protein MINIKKFVKNAIIEDNGRGDLFFDVAPKGKFTAKAIAKDDGILAGELYAKALAKTEKFDCKFLKHDGDVLKKGDVIAKLEGKASILLSSERTFLNMLQHASGIATMANKFASKIEDLEVALLDTRKTRPQLRDFEKYASRIGGAINHRLGLDDCLMIKDTHMKTIPNLEEFIKKARKRISWVTKIEIECETFEQVKTAMEAGADIIMCDNMEPEQIKEVVKFRDEEHPHVLLEASGNINLDTVRDYALTGVDALSSGSIIHQATWLDFSMKFD; from the coding sequence ATGATAAATATTAAGAAGTTTGTTAAAAATGCCATTATAGAAGATAATGGAAGAGGGGACTTATTCTTTGATGTAGCTCCTAAGGGTAAGTTTACTGCAAAAGCAATTGCAAAAGATGATGGAATTTTAGCAGGTGAGCTTTATGCAAAAGCATTAGCAAAAACTGAAAAGTTTGATTGTAAGTTTTTAAAGCATGATGGTGATGTTCTAAAAAAAGGTGATGTAATAGCAAAACTTGAAGGAAAGGCTTCAATTCTTTTATCAAGTGAGCGAACTTTTTTAAATATGCTTCAACATGCATCTGGAATTGCAACTATGGCAAATAAATTTGCAAGTAAGATTGAGGATTTAGAAGTAGCTTTATTAGATACTAGAAAAACAAGACCACAGCTTAGAGATTTTGAAAAGTATGCAAGTAGAATTGGTGGAGCTATAAACCATAGACTTGGACTTGATGATTGTCTTATGATTAAAGATACTCACATGAAAACAATTCCAAATCTTGAAGAGTTTATTAAAAAAGCAAGAAAAAGAATCTCTTGGGTTACAAAAATTGAGATTGAGTGTGAAACTTTTGAGCAAGTAAAAACTGCAATGGAAGCAGGGGCTGATATTATTATGTGTGATAATATGGAGCCTGAGCAAATAAAAGAAGTAGTTAAGTTTAGAGATGAAGAACATCCTCATGTTTTATTAGAAGCAAGTGGAAATATTAATCTTGATACTGTTAGGGATTATGCTTTAACAGGTGTTGATGCTTTAAGTTCAGGAAGTATTATTCACCAAGCAACTTGGCTTGATTTCTCAATGAAATTTGACTAA
- a CDS encoding porin has translation MKKFAKMSLVAALAIAGTAASAQPLAEAIKNVDVSGTVAYRYNDYEDQAQGKKSENNAALASDRSDSATNNYKIAVNLKSKVNDDVTANTRFIIGSETDAAILGTSNDGDANPSVNLTEVNFTYTGIANTAITLGKQGIATPWTISRDAMGDEQTGTGILAQYSAGPVTLVGAYFNQTNFDAAETSTTLATDGSENIYVLGGVASFAGITLDAFYADLQDTFDAYTIGLAASYDVSSVKLSPFARYSSLDLDNSSNDNALWQLGLGAKLGIFSAFVAYGESDDEGGNVYIDSGAQTNMDYHWRVTADGSADTEYLYVHATADVTDKVNVGLFYSEADYKNSTTGDDTNEIYVQAKYQMSKNLATYVRLGELDVDNSDEDGSMGRLHVQYSF, from the coding sequence ATGAAAAAATTCGCAAAAATGAGTTTAGTAGCTGCATTAGCAATTGCAGGAACTGCTGCATCTGCACAACCTTTAGCAGAAGCTATTAAAAACGTAGATGTATCTGGTACAGTTGCATACAGATATAATGACTATGAAGATCAGGCTCAAGGTAAAAAATCTGAAAATAATGCTGCTCTTGCATCAGATAGAAGTGACAGTGCAACAAATAACTATAAAATTGCTGTAAACTTAAAATCTAAAGTAAATGATGATGTTACTGCAAACACTAGATTTATCATTGGTTCAGAAACTGATGCTGCTATTTTAGGAACTTCAAATGATGGAGATGCTAATCCTTCAGTAAATTTAACAGAAGTTAACTTCACTTATACAGGTATTGCAAATACTGCAATTACTCTTGGTAAACAAGGTATTGCAACTCCATGGACTATTTCAAGAGATGCAATGGGTGATGAGCAAACTGGTACTGGTATCTTAGCTCAATACTCTGCTGGTCCTGTAACATTAGTTGGTGCGTATTTCAACCAAACTAATTTTGATGCTGCTGAAACTTCAACGACATTAGCTACTGATGGTTCTGAAAACATCTATGTATTAGGTGGTGTTGCATCTTTTGCTGGTATTACTCTTGATGCATTCTATGCTGATTTACAAGACACTTTTGATGCATATACTATCGGATTAGCTGCATCTTATGATGTTTCTTCTGTAAAACTTTCTCCTTTTGCAAGATACTCTTCATTAGATTTAGACAATTCGTCTAATGACAATGCATTATGGCAATTAGGATTAGGTGCTAAATTAGGTATCTTCTCTGCATTTGTAGCTTATGGAGAATCAGACGATGAAGGTGGAAATGTTTATATTGATTCTGGTGCTCAAACAAATATGGATTATCACTGGAGAGTAACTGCTGATGGTTCTGCTGATACTGAGTACTTATATGTGCATGCAACTGCAGATGTAACTGATAAAGTTAATGTAGGTTTATTCTACTCTGAAGCAGACTATAAAAATTCTACAACTGGTGATGATACTAATGAAATCTATGTACAAGCTAAATATCAAATGTCTAAAAATCTTGCTACTTATGTAAGACTTGGTGAGTTAGATGTTGATAACTCAGATGAAGATGGTTCTATGGGAAGACTTCACGTACAATACTCTTTCTAA
- the plsY gene encoding glycerol-3-phosphate 1-O-acyltransferase PlsY, which produces MDFLFNFNILFYIVAYLAGSIPFGLLLAKVFADVNIKEHGSRSIGATNVLRVVKETNPSLAKKLSVATVILDALKGTIVLLIAMMFDASASTLWAIAVLAILGHCYSIFLGLEGGKGVATGLGVFLVLIPIPTLIGAAIWIFCAKVLKVSSLSSLLGLTAVVIAALFLNNGLEVGSNAPMYLIAFIIYYKHIPNIIRLIKGEEKKVV; this is translated from the coding sequence ATGGATTTTCTATTTAATTTTAATATTCTATTTTATATTGTTGCTTATTTAGCTGGTTCTATTCCTTTTGGACTTCTTCTTGCTAAAGTTTTTGCAGATGTAAATATCAAAGAACATGGAAGTCGTTCAATTGGTGCAACAAATGTATTAAGAGTAGTAAAAGAAACAAATCCTTCTTTAGCAAAAAAGCTAAGTGTTGCAACTGTTATTTTAGATGCGTTAAAAGGAACTATTGTTCTTTTAATTGCAATGATGTTTGATGCAAGTGCTTCTACACTTTGGGCTATTGCTGTATTAGCAATCTTAGGTCACTGTTATTCTATTTTCTTAGGATTAGAAGGTGGGAAAGGTGTTGCAACAGGACTTGGTGTATTTTTAGTACTTATTCCAATACCTACACTTATTGGTGCAGCTATTTGGATTTTTTGTGCAAAAGTTTTAAAAGTATCATCTTTATCTTCATTATTAGGTCTTACAGCTGTTGTTATTGCAGCACTATTTTTAAATAATGGATTAGAAGTTGGAAGTAATGCACCTATGTATTTAATTGCATTTATTATCTACTATAAACATATCCCAAATATAATAAGACTAATTAAGGGAGAAGAAAAAAAAGTAGTATAA
- a CDS encoding bifunctional oligoribonuclease/PAP phosphatase NrnA, producing MKKDFILSNKINMTDYAKALELIEKSRYILIVTHVNPDPDSIGSALALSNFLQENRIKHKVYNVSSDLPQNLDFIPRFEKITDQLPKFYDLVISCDCGTYARLGFDVPKDIPIINFDHHQSNNNFGKINIVDPMKSSTAEIVYDFFKHNGLYITKASATALYVGIYDDSLSFSLGRCDELTFDKVNHLVKFGASPSEIANKLLRRDSLAKYRIIPKVLESLELYKEGSVASIYAKTKWFKETGAHNRDCEDALDMIMSMHIVKVAFFVREVNGVARISLRSKGKIDVSEVAGKFGGGGHFNAAGCSLDTTDIEKARKKVLKEVFETTKK from the coding sequence ATGAAAAAAGACTTTATCCTTAGCAATAAAATCAATATGACAGATTATGCAAAAGCATTGGAACTTATTGAAAAGAGTAGATATATATTAATAGTTACTCACGTAAATCCAGACCCAGATTCAATTGGTTCAGCTTTAGCGCTGTCAAACTTTTTACAGGAAAATAGAATTAAACATAAAGTATATAATGTTAGTTCTGATCTTCCTCAAAATTTAGATTTTATTCCAAGGTTTGAAAAAATTACAGACCAGCTTCCAAAGTTTTATGATTTGGTTATCTCTTGTGATTGTGGAACATATGCAAGACTTGGTTTTGATGTTCCCAAAGATATTCCAATTATAAATTTTGATCATCATCAATCAAATAATAACTTTGGAAAAATAAATATTGTTGACCCAATGAAAAGTTCAACAGCAGAGATTGTTTATGATTTTTTCAAGCATAATGGTCTTTATATTACAAAAGCAAGTGCAACAGCACTTTATGTAGGTATTTATGATGACTCATTATCTTTTTCTTTAGGAAGATGTGATGAGTTAACCTTTGATAAGGTAAATCATCTTGTTAAATTTGGGGCAAGTCCTTCTGAAATAGCGAATAAACTTCTTAGACGTGATTCTTTAGCAAAATATAGAATTATTCCAAAGGTTTTAGAAAGTTTAGAACTTTATAAAGAAGGAAGTGTTGCTTCTATTTATGCAAAGACAAAGTGGTTTAAAGAAACGGGAGCTCATAATAGAGATTGTGAAGATGCTCTTGATATGATTATGAGTATGCATATTGTAAAAGTTGCATTCTTTGTAAGAGAAGTAAATGGCGTAGCAAGAATCTCTTTAAGATCAAAAGGGAAAATTGATGTGTCAGAAGTTGCAGGAAAGTTTGGCGGTGGCGGCCATTTCAATGCAGCAGGTTGTAGTTTAGATACAACAGATATAGAAAAAGCCAGAAAAAAAGTTTTAAAGGAAGTTTTTGAGACGACAAAAAAATAG
- the nadA gene encoding quinolinate synthase NadA: protein MDLKEEILKLKEELDVTLVAHFYQRDEVFELADITGDSLELARKAKQTDSKYVVFCGVGFMGESVKVLSPEKTVLMPKIACCAMARMIDEGYYEQNLKQINEAGIPNEDILPITYINSSAAVKAKVGEMGGMVCTSSNAYKIIEKGLESGKKIFFVPDRCLGQNFAKQMNLKSAVVGDGSDLKEADIICYNGFCSVHQLFTVDDVEFYREKYEDILVAVHPECDPSVCDAADFVGSTSQLIQYIKDLPLEQKVVVGTEFNMVNRLREKNTYILSSTKPECPTMNETTLEDVYKTLKSIKDNNISEETLIKVNDETIKWARVALERMLEV from the coding sequence ATGGATTTAAAAGAAGAAATCTTAAAACTAAAAGAAGAGTTAGATGTAACTTTAGTTGCGCACTTTTATCAAAGAGATGAAGTTTTTGAATTAGCTGATATTACAGGGGACTCTTTAGAACTAGCAAGAAAAGCAAAACAAACTGACTCAAAATATGTAGTATTTTGTGGTGTAGGTTTTATGGGAGAGAGTGTAAAAGTTCTTAGTCCTGAAAAAACAGTATTAATGCCAAAGATTGCCTGTTGTGCAATGGCAAGAATGATTGATGAAGGTTATTATGAGCAAAACCTAAAGCAAATCAATGAAGCTGGAATACCAAATGAAGATATTCTACCAATCACTTATATCAATTCAAGTGCAGCCGTAAAAGCAAAAGTTGGTGAAATGGGAGGTATGGTTTGTACTTCTTCAAATGCTTATAAAATTATTGAAAAAGGTTTAGAGTCTGGAAAGAAAATTTTCTTTGTACCAGATAGATGTCTTGGACAAAACTTTGCAAAACAGATGAATCTAAAATCAGCAGTTGTTGGTGATGGAAGTGATTTAAAAGAAGCAGATATTATTTGTTATAACGGTTTTTGCTCTGTACATCAGTTATTTACTGTTGATGATGTAGAGTTTTATAGAGAAAAGTATGAAGATATTTTAGTTGCAGTTCACCCTGAGTGTGACCCAAGTGTTTGTGATGCAGCTGATTTTGTAGGTTCAACTTCTCAATTGATTCAATATATAAAAGATTTACCTCTTGAACAAAAAGTTGTTGTAGGAACTGAGTTTAATATGGTTAATAGATTAAGAGAAAAAAATACTTATATTTTAAGTTCTACAAAACCAGAGTGTCCAACAATGAATGAAACAACATTAGAAGATGTTTATAAAACACTGAAATCTATAAAAGACAATAATATTAGTGAAGAGACACTAATTAAAGTAAATGATGAAACAATTAAATGGGCAAGAGTTGCTTTAGAGAGGATGCTTGAAGTATGA
- a CDS encoding dihydroneopterin aldolase, which yields MKISIEKLTFKCIIGILDFERIKKQRVVIDIFFEYDFLDKDSFIDYSKVAAKVEKTMKEKKFELLEDAISTIEKQLKKKYPIKNLKIKISKPDILKNCIVSLEN from the coding sequence ATGAAAATATCAATAGAAAAGCTAACATTTAAATGTATAATTGGGATACTTGATTTTGAAAGAATTAAAAAACAAAGAGTTGTTATTGATATCTTTTTTGAATATGACTTTTTAGATAAAGATAGCTTTATTGATTACTCAAAGGTTGCAGCAAAAGTAGAAAAAACTATGAAAGAAAAAAAGTTTGAACTACTAGAAGATGCTATATCTACGATAGAAAAGCAACTAAAAAAGAAATATCCTATAAAAAATTTAAAAATAAAAATCTCAAAACCAGATATTTTAAAAAACTGCATTGTCTCACTAGAAAATTAA
- a CDS encoding PD-(D/E)XK nuclease family protein: MLQSNKLLVFPTSRSIREYLDKDNLSNTLLPTITTIDEFFKKSLFFENKKIIDEEQRFLYLNEAVKNVNLSALGISSSFNAFLKQSDYIYRFFLEISSENVSIESIITADTYSYYEEHLEILIQIYKNYLNILEKNNAIDRINMHLHFKLNKDYINRYKSVKIHFEGYFTQFEFEIVKEVSKLLDLEIEFVYNEYNKKSIQKFVDYGFELEEGRKYIINLSSKTVVEEYILEEYLDSIEIKGFSSRINQIAFIRASIVNFINKGLNPSKIALVLPDEGLARLLRLFDNEGYFNYAMGIDISNSKLYKALDAINTSLFDDEIKVFKNIEYLNIDENFYKEVFFNASKSYLTKEKFLKICEYLKSIEDENELLEKFDEVCFRYEKLVFSQEEPIILKDAMKIFFQKVSSITLDDVSSGKITVMGLLESRLINFEAVIICDFNESLIPKRSLKDKFLSTALKQKVNLPTSSDREDLQKYYYKRLISNSNNVAISYVKNDSDQISRFANKLFDIKIDEKLYDNEYKHILYSQNSLKHFDEDIVLDIDLSKLVWSASSLKEFLECKRKYYLNHILRIKEHDISIKPKGYELGNIIHNTLEEYYKQDMRAYEVLLEIFNKNRSENPFLNLDLEIWKKKLKEFVSLEEKRFEQEYKVLELEKSFFCEFEGVKLQGKIDRIDILNDEYFVLDYKTSSNLKVSTKRTYEKAVDFQLEFYFLGVESLYNSNSINTFYYDLHKMKLLEEVVLNEKLELLKNIFAEFKTISVSFEKCDNNQICQYCIYKTICNKE, from the coding sequence ATGCTACAGAGCAATAAACTATTAGTATTTCCAACTTCTAGATCAATAAGAGAGTATTTAGATAAAGATAATTTATCTAATACTCTTCTACCTACAATTACTACAATAGATGAGTTTTTTAAAAAATCACTTTTTTTTGAAAATAAAAAAATAATAGATGAAGAACAAAGATTTTTATATCTTAATGAAGCTGTTAAAAATGTAAATCTTTCAGCTCTAGGTATTTCATCTAGTTTTAATGCTTTTTTAAAACAAAGTGATTATATATATAGATTCTTTTTAGAAATATCAAGTGAGAATGTTAGTATAGAATCTATAATAACAGCTGATACATACTCTTATTATGAAGAGCATTTAGAAATACTTATTCAAATTTATAAAAACTATTTGAATATTTTAGAAAAGAATAATGCAATAGATAGAATAAATATGCATTTGCATTTTAAGCTAAATAAAGACTATATAAATAGATATAAAAGTGTTAAGATACATTTTGAAGGATACTTCACACAATTTGAGTTTGAGATTGTAAAAGAGGTATCTAAACTGTTAGATTTAGAAATAGAGTTTGTTTATAATGAATATAATAAGAAGTCTATTCAGAAATTTGTAGATTATGGGTTTGAATTAGAAGAAGGTAGAAAGTATATTATAAATTTAAGTTCAAAAACTGTAGTTGAAGAGTATATTTTAGAAGAGTACCTTGATAGTATAGAGATAAAAGGCTTTTCTTCAAGAATAAATCAAATAGCCTTTATAAGAGCTTCTATTGTAAACTTTATTAATAAGGGTCTAAATCCATCAAAAATAGCTCTTGTTTTACCTGATGAAGGCTTAGCTAGACTTTTAAGACTTTTTGATAATGAAGGCTATTTTAACTACGCTATGGGAATAGATATTAGTAATTCAAAACTATATAAAGCTCTTGATGCAATTAATACTTCACTTTTTGATGATGAAATAAAAGTTTTTAAAAATATAGAGTATTTAAATATTGATGAAAACTTTTATAAAGAGGTTTTTTTTAATGCTTCTAAATCATATTTAACAAAAGAGAAGTTTTTAAAAATATGTGAATATCTAAAAAGTATTGAAGATGAAAATGAATTACTTGAAAAGTTTGATGAAGTATGTTTTAGATATGAAAAACTTGTTTTCTCTCAAGAAGAACCAATAATTTTAAAAGATGCTATGAAAATTTTCTTTCAGAAAGTTTCTTCAATTACTTTAGATGATGTTAGTTCTGGAAAAATCACAGTAATGGGATTATTAGAAAGCAGACTTATTAATTTTGAAGCAGTTATTATTTGTGATTTCAATGAGTCTTTAATTCCTAAAAGAAGTTTAAAAGATAAGTTTTTATCAACTGCTTTAAAACAAAAAGTTAATCTTCCAACTTCAAGTGATAGAGAAGACTTACAGAAGTATTATTATAAAAGATTGATATCAAACTCTAATAATGTTGCTATTTCATATGTAAAAAATGATTCTGACCAAATATCAAGATTTGCAAATAAACTATTTGACATAAAAATAGATGAAAAGCTTTATGACAATGAATATAAGCATATTCTTTATTCTCAAAATAGTTTAAAACATTTTGATGAAGATATAGTTCTTGATATAGATTTATCAAAGTTAGTTTGGAGTGCAAGCTCTTTAAAAGAGTTCTTAGAGTGTAAAAGAAAATACTATTTAAATCATATACTTAGAATAAAAGAGCATGATATATCTATAAAGCCAAAAGGCTATGAATTAGGTAATATCATACATAATACTTTAGAAGAGTATTATAAGCAAGATATGAGAGCTTATGAAGTATTACTTGAAATATTTAATAAAAATAGAAGTGAAAATCCATTTTTAAATCTTGACCTAGAGATTTGGAAGAAAAAGTTAAAAGAGTTTGTATCTTTAGAAGAAAAAAGATTTGAGCAGGAATATAAAGTTTTAGAGTTAGAAAAATCTTTTTTTTGTGAATTTGAGGGAGTGAAACTTCAAGGGAAGATTGATAGAATTGATATTTTAAATGATGAATATTTTGTATTAGACTATAAGACATCATCAAATTTAAAAGTTAGTACAAAAAGAACTTATGAAAAAGCAGTTGATTTTCAGTTAGAGTTTTATTTTTTAGGTGTTGAAAGTTTATATAATAGTAATAGTATTAATACTTTTTATTATGATTTACATAAAATGAAACTTCTTGAAGAAGTGGTATTAAATGAGAAGTTAGAATTGCTAAAAAATATTTTTGCAGAGTTTAAAACAATTAGTGTAAGCTTTGAGAAGTGTGATAATAATCAAATTTGTCAATATTGTATTTATAAGACAATTTGTAATAAAGAGTAA
- the prfB gene encoding peptide chain release factor 2, with product MDNYEYSELLKLLNTKLENIKNILKPEELNERIKEIEKLEADQNFWSDVEQATKIGIEKNRILSNLSKFNKANDALNGSNELFELANEENDEDTFELLFEEAKELEELVKSTEIAVMLSSPDDSSNAIVSIHPGAGGTESQDWASMLYRMYLRWAERQNFKIELLDYQDGEEAGIKDVSFIIKGENAYGYLKAENGIHRLVRISPFDSNAKRHTSFASVMVSPEIDDNIDIEIEDKDIRIDTYRASGAGGQHVNKTESAIRITHIESGIVVQCQNDRSQHKNKASAMKMLKSRLYELELEKQQAEKNGIEKSEIGWGHQIRSYVLQPYQQVKDTRSNIGYSNVDAILDGDITKIIEDVLISQKS from the coding sequence ATGGATAATTATGAATACTCTGAACTACTAAAACTTCTTAATACTAAATTAGAAAATATTAAAAATATTCTAAAACCAGAAGAGTTAAATGAAAGAATTAAAGAAATTGAAAAACTTGAAGCAGACCAAAATTTTTGGTCTGATGTAGAACAAGCAACAAAGATAGGTATTGAAAAGAATAGAATCCTTAGTAACTTAAGTAAGTTTAATAAAGCAAATGATGCTTTAAATGGAAGTAATGAACTATTTGAATTAGCAAATGAAGAGAATGATGAAGACACTTTTGAACTTCTTTTTGAAGAAGCAAAAGAGCTTGAAGAGTTAGTAAAGTCAACAGAAATAGCTGTAATGTTAAGCTCACCTGATGACTCTTCAAATGCAATTGTTTCTATTCACCCTGGTGCAGGTGGTACTGAGTCACAAGATTGGGCAAGTATGCTTTACAGGATGTATTTAAGATGGGCAGAGAGACAAAACTTTAAAATAGAACTTCTTGATTATCAAGATGGAGAAGAGGCTGGTATAAAAGATGTTTCATTTATAATTAAAGGTGAAAATGCCTATGGTTATTTAAAAGCTGAAAATGGTATTCATAGACTAGTTAGAATTTCTCCTTTTGACTCTAATGCTAAAAGACACACCTCATTTGCTTCTGTTATGGTAAGTCCAGAGATTGATGATAATATTGATATTGAAATTGAAGATAAAGATATAAGAATTGATACATATAGAGCAAGTGGAGCTGGTGGGCAACATGTTAATAAAACAGAAAGTGCCATTAGAATAACTCATATAGAATCAGGCATAGTAGTTCAATGTCAAAATGATAGATCTCAGCACAAAAATAAAGCAAGTGCTATGAAAATGCTTAAGTCAAGACTTTATGAACTTGAACTAGAAAAACAACAAGCAGAAAAAAATGGTATAGAAAAGAGTGAAATTGGATGGGGACATCAAATTAGATCATATGTATTGCAACCATATCAACAAGTAAAAGATACAAGAAGTAATATAGGCTATTCAAATGTAGATGCAATTCTTGATGGAGACATAACAAAAATTATTGAAGATGTATTAATATCTCAAAAAAGTTAA